One genomic segment of Paenibacillus sp. FSL H8-0332 includes these proteins:
- a CDS encoding Gfo/Idh/MocA family oxidoreductase, giving the protein MRKVKIGIVGCGNISGIYFENLTGTFKNTEVYACSDLNLERAQQAAEQYGVPNVWTTAELLASEEIEIVVNLTTPNYHFEVCKQALLSGKHVYVEKPLSLSLEHGSELVELAKEKGLFIGCAPDTFLGAGLQTCAKLIADGYIGEPVAATAFMLCHGHESWHPDPEFYYQAGGGPMFDMGPYYLTALVSLLGPATTVCGMTKTSFPTRTITSEKKFGKVVDVEVPTHVAGTIQFASGAVATMITSFDVWHSTLPRIEVYGSLGTLIVPDPNTFSGPILLRPAHSPEFKEIPVVHSYEGNSRGIGVADMARCIETGETPRANGELANHVLEIMHAFHTSSDSKRYAELTTTCEQPKPLAPGLIKGYLE; this is encoded by the coding sequence GTGCGTAAAGTAAAAATCGGGATTGTCGGCTGCGGGAATATCAGCGGCATTTATTTTGAGAATTTGACGGGAACCTTCAAGAATACAGAGGTCTACGCTTGTTCGGATCTTAACCTGGAGCGGGCGCAGCAGGCCGCAGAACAGTACGGGGTTCCGAATGTGTGGACGACAGCGGAGCTGCTGGCTTCGGAGGAGATTGAGATTGTCGTGAATCTGACCACGCCCAATTACCACTTCGAGGTGTGTAAGCAGGCGCTGCTGTCAGGCAAGCATGTATATGTGGAAAAGCCGCTATCCCTGTCGCTTGAACATGGGAGCGAATTGGTGGAGCTGGCTAAGGAAAAAGGATTGTTCATCGGCTGCGCGCCGGACACCTTCCTCGGAGCCGGCCTGCAGACCTGCGCGAAGCTGATCGCGGACGGATATATCGGAGAGCCGGTAGCGGCGACAGCCTTCATGCTCTGCCACGGACATGAGAGCTGGCACCCGGACCCTGAGTTCTATTACCAGGCCGGCGGCGGCCCGATGTTCGATATGGGACCGTATTATCTGACGGCTCTGGTATCTTTGCTTGGTCCGGCCACTACGGTATGCGGCATGACCAAAACCTCCTTCCCCACCCGGACGATTACGAGTGAGAAGAAGTTCGGCAAGGTGGTGGATGTCGAAGTGCCTACGCATGTGGCCGGAACGATTCAGTTCGCCAGCGGTGCCGTGGCTACGATGATTACCAGCTTCGATGTCTGGCACAGCACGCTGCCGCGAATCGAAGTCTACGGCTCGCTGGGCACCTTGATTGTGCCGGACCCGAATACCTTCAGCGGACCCATCCTGCTGCGTCCGGCCCATAGTCCGGAATTCAAGGAAATCCCGGTGGTTCACAGCTATGAAGGCAACAGCCGGGGCATTGGCGTGGCAGATATGGCCCGCTGCATCGAGACCGGAGAGACCCCGCGCGCAAATGGCGAGCTGGCGAATCATGTGCTGGAGATCATGCACGCCTTCCATACCAGCTCCGATTCGAAGCGCTATGCCGAGCTGACCACCACCTGCGAGCAGCCGAAGCCGCTGGCTCCGGGACTGATTAAGGGATATTTGGAGTAA
- the treC gene encoding alpha,alpha-phosphotrehalase → MEVLTLSQARHSEWWRRSTVYQVYPKSFKDTTGIGTGDIRGLTEKLDYLQELGIDIVWLQPVYVSPGHDNGYDVADYERINPDFGTMEDFDELVEELHRRGMKLMTDIVVNHTSTEHKWFKQAISSPDNPYHDYYIWKDPAPGGGVPNNWQSKFGGPAWQYDEASGQYYLTLFDKTQADLNWENEQVRLAVNEMMLFWARKGVDGFRMDVINLISKDQRFPDDDGSVPPGDGRKYYTDGPRVHEYIRAMYDEVFGPHELVTVGEMSSTTLEQCIRYSNPERREFSMTFNFHHLKVDYPNGRKWELMPYDFEALKRLFSEWQSGMQEGGGWNALFFNNHDQPRALSRFTDDTAYREESAKLLATTLHGLQGTPYVYQGEEIGMPNPKWRGIEEFRDIESLNMYRILCEQGASPGEALAILQERSRDNSRTPMQWDDSVNAGFTTGTPWLKVDERYPDINVQKERELPDSIFHHYRKLIALRKAHAVFTDGIYRRLDEAHPEVFAYARMGDGEALVVVSNFSSKEITFRLADHHWADLSAAGQDKLLLGNTGEDLAFTQELRLSPYASYMWLISQN, encoded by the coding sequence ATGGAGGTGCTAACTTTGAGCCAAGCCCGGCATTCGGAATGGTGGCGGCGGTCCACAGTGTATCAGGTGTACCCGAAGAGTTTCAAGGATACGACGGGTATCGGAACAGGAGATATAAGAGGTCTGACGGAGAAGCTGGATTATTTGCAGGAGCTGGGGATTGATATCGTCTGGCTGCAGCCGGTATATGTCTCGCCCGGACATGATAACGGTTACGATGTTGCCGACTATGAGCGGATTAACCCGGATTTCGGTACGATGGAGGATTTTGACGAGCTTGTGGAGGAGCTGCACCGGCGCGGAATGAAGCTCATGACGGATATCGTAGTCAACCATACCTCGACAGAGCATAAGTGGTTCAAGCAGGCGATCTCCAGCCCGGATAATCCGTACCACGATTATTATATCTGGAAGGACCCGGCGCCAGGCGGAGGAGTACCGAACAATTGGCAGTCGAAGTTCGGCGGTCCCGCCTGGCAGTACGATGAGGCGTCAGGCCAATATTACCTGACCCTGTTCGACAAGACTCAGGCGGATTTGAACTGGGAGAACGAGCAGGTCCGCCTAGCGGTGAACGAGATGATGCTGTTCTGGGCCCGCAAAGGGGTGGACGGCTTCCGTATGGACGTCATTAACTTAATCTCCAAGGACCAGCGTTTCCCGGATGATGACGGGAGTGTGCCGCCGGGCGACGGACGGAAGTATTACACAGACGGTCCACGGGTCCACGAATACATCCGGGCAATGTACGACGAGGTATTTGGCCCGCATGAGCTGGTTACGGTCGGTGAGATGTCCTCTACGACACTTGAGCAGTGCATTCGTTATTCCAATCCTGAGCGGCGTGAATTCTCTATGACCTTCAACTTCCATCATCTGAAGGTGGATTATCCGAACGGCCGGAAGTGGGAGCTAATGCCTTATGATTTCGAAGCACTCAAGCGGCTGTTCAGCGAGTGGCAGAGCGGGATGCAGGAGGGCGGGGGCTGGAACGCTTTATTTTTCAACAATCACGATCAGCCTCGCGCGCTCTCCCGGTTCACAGATGACACGGCGTACCGCGAGGAGAGCGCCAAGCTGCTGGCGACCACACTGCATGGACTTCAGGGGACACCGTATGTCTATCAGGGTGAAGAAATCGGGATGCCGAATCCCAAGTGGCGGGGTATTGAAGAATTCCGTGATATCGAGTCGCTGAATATGTACCGGATTCTGTGTGAGCAGGGAGCAAGCCCCGGGGAGGCCCTCGCGATTCTGCAGGAACGTTCAAGGGACAACTCAAGGACGCCAATGCAGTGGGATGACAGCGTGAATGCAGGCTTCACCACCGGGACTCCTTGGCTAAAAGTGGATGAGCGGTATCCGGACATCAATGTGCAGAAGGAGCGGGAACTGCCCGATTCCATCTTCCATCACTACCGCAAGCTGATCGCTCTGCGAAAGGCGCATGCGGTCTTCACCGACGGCATCTACCGCAGACTGGACGAAGCACATCCCGAGGTGTTCGCTTATGCACGGATGGGGGACGGCGAGGCGCTGGTGGTGGTCTCGAACTTCAGCAGTAAGGAAATCACCTTCCGGCTCGCGGATCATCACTGGGCAGACTTAAGCGCAGCGGGTCAAGACAAGCTTCTGCTCGGCAATACGGGAGAGGATCTTGCATTCACGCAAGAGCTGCGGTTAAGCCCGTACGCCTCATATATGTGGCTGATTAGTCAGAACTGA
- a CDS encoding ThuA domain-containing protein — MAKKALIVKGGWDGHEPNEVGALFADILTNEGFEVEVSDTLDSFNDAEALKALNLIVPVWTMGEIKGEQCSAVLAAVASGVGIAGCHGGMCDSFRTNTEWQFLTGSQWVAHPFNDGVDYEVNIVKSGSSPIVEGMQDFMVKSEQYYLHVDPAVNVLATTTFVMSEGEHSANGVITMPVVYTKKWGQGKVFYNALGHHADVFDIPEAKELMRRGFLWAAK; from the coding sequence ATGGCAAAGAAGGCATTGATTGTAAAAGGTGGATGGGACGGGCATGAACCGAATGAGGTAGGGGCGCTTTTTGCAGATATCCTTACGAATGAAGGCTTCGAGGTTGAAGTCTCTGATACGCTGGACAGCTTCAATGATGCGGAGGCGCTGAAGGCACTGAACCTGATTGTACCGGTCTGGACCATGGGCGAAATCAAGGGGGAGCAGTGCTCGGCGGTTCTGGCGGCTGTGGCTTCCGGTGTAGGCATCGCGGGCTGTCACGGCGGGATGTGCGACTCCTTCCGTACCAATACGGAATGGCAATTTTTGACCGGATCGCAATGGGTGGCACATCCCTTCAACGATGGGGTGGATTATGAAGTGAACATCGTGAAATCCGGCTCCAGCCCGATTGTAGAAGGCATGCAGGACTTCATGGTGAAGTCGGAGCAGTATTATCTGCATGTCGATCCGGCGGTGAATGTACTGGCTACCACTACTTTTGTAATGAGTGAAGGGGAGCATTCGGCCAATGGTGTAATCACAATGCCGGTGGTCTATACGAAGAAATGGGGCCAGGGCAAGGTATTCTATAACGCGCTTGGACATCATGCGGATGTGTTCGATATCCCGGAGGCCAAGGAACTGATGCGCCGGGGCTTCTTGTGGGCAGCCAAATAA
- the treR gene encoding trehalose operon repressor: MRENIYLQIYTEYSNRIHSGQLAPGTKLPSESELAEAYKTSRETVRKALNLLFREGYINKIKGKGSFVLDMTRLDFPVTGLISFQEMSGTLGVPSRTLVEETVLEPAGSLLARQLHIAEETPVWKVIRAREIEGERIILDKDYFRSDIVPFLSKEIAAGSIYEYLETDLGLKISYAKKLISVEPSTGEDQRLLDLKQYLHIVVVRNYVYLENTVLFQYTESRHRLDKFQFVDFARRVRR, translated from the coding sequence ATGAGAGAGAATATATATTTACAGATCTATACGGAATATAGCAACCGTATTCATTCCGGCCAGCTTGCGCCCGGAACCAAGCTGCCCTCCGAGAGTGAGCTGGCGGAGGCTTATAAGACTTCGCGGGAGACGGTGCGCAAGGCGCTGAATCTCTTGTTCCGTGAGGGCTATATTAACAAGATCAAAGGCAAAGGCTCGTTCGTGCTGGATATGACGAGGCTGGATTTCCCGGTGACCGGACTGATTTCATTTCAGGAAATGTCCGGGACGCTGGGGGTTCCCTCGCGGACACTGGTGGAGGAGACGGTCCTGGAGCCGGCAGGCTCCCTGCTGGCCAGACAACTGCATATCGCCGAAGAGACTCCGGTGTGGAAGGTGATCCGTGCCAGAGAGATTGAAGGCGAGCGGATTATTCTGGACAAGGACTATTTCCGGTCCGATATCGTTCCCTTCCTCAGCAAGGAGATCGCAGCAGGCTCTATTTATGAATATCTGGAGACGGATCTGGGTCTTAAGATCAGTTATGCCAAAAAGCTGATTTCCGTTGAGCCCTCGACCGGGGAGGATCAGCGCCTGCTGGACCTGAAGCAATACCTGCATATCGTCGTGGTGCGGAACTATGTGTATCTGGAGAATACGGTGCTGTTTCAATATACGGAATCCCGGCACCGGCTGGACAAATTTCAATTTGTGGATTTTGCCAGAAGGGTTAGGCGGTGA
- the treP gene encoding PTS system trehalose-specific EIIBC component, with the protein MAIDRKNVEEIVRAVGGKENIEVATHCVTRLRFSLYDESKVDSAALDANDLVKGQFSSQGQFQIVIGPGTVDKVYDEMIQLTGGSRSSKDEVKSAAARKQNPLQRAIKTLADIFIPILPAIVTAGLLLGINNLLTGPGIFFSQSLVDVYPQWKDIAAIINTIASTAFTFLPALIGWAAVTRFGGSPLLGIVLGLILVHPDLLSAYSYANASTEGTVPTWNLFGWHLERIGYQGQVLPVLVSAYILASIEKFLDKRVHDSIKLLVVAPVTLLITGFLAFTIIGPVTFGIANAITSGLIYVFDHFAILGGLIYGGFYSLLVITGMHHTFLAVDVQLIGSEGGTFLWPMLALSNIAQGAAALAMMFVIREQKTKGLAVTSSVSAFLGVTEPAIFGVNIRYRYPFIFGMIGSAIAGVLLTVNQVRATSIGVGGIPGFLSIFPNQWGVFFIGMAIVLIVPFVATVLYGRAVVQRAAKSPSETTDLTDAKPAAKSGELNSRSSVQGSQEQEPVNILELASPLSGTAVPLEQVPDPAFAEKQMGDGIAIEPSEGKVFAPFDATVAHVIKSKHALILEHASGVQVLIHVGINTVSLKGEGFKARKESGDKVQAGELLLEFDMEAIRAAGYPLITPIIIPAGQEMVERIEERTGPATAKQTSILTVHLKG; encoded by the coding sequence ATGGCTATAGACCGCAAAAATGTTGAAGAGATTGTCCGGGCGGTTGGAGGCAAGGAGAATATTGAGGTTGCGACGCATTGTGTGACCCGGCTAAGATTCTCACTCTATGACGAGAGTAAGGTAGATTCGGCGGCGCTGGACGCAAATGACCTCGTGAAAGGACAATTCTCTTCCCAGGGGCAATTCCAGATTGTAATCGGTCCGGGCACGGTAGATAAAGTATATGACGAGATGATTCAACTGACCGGCGGCTCCCGCTCCTCCAAGGATGAGGTGAAATCAGCCGCTGCCCGCAAGCAGAACCCGCTTCAGCGGGCGATCAAGACACTGGCCGATATTTTCATTCCAATTCTTCCGGCCATCGTTACGGCGGGTCTGCTTTTGGGGATCAATAACCTGCTGACCGGCCCGGGGATCTTCTTCAGCCAGTCACTGGTGGATGTCTATCCGCAGTGGAAAGATATTGCAGCGATCATCAATACGATTGCCAGCACGGCGTTTACCTTCTTGCCTGCGCTGATCGGCTGGGCCGCCGTGACCCGCTTCGGGGGCAGTCCGCTGCTTGGGATTGTGCTGGGTCTGATTCTGGTGCATCCAGACTTATTAAGTGCTTACAGCTATGCTAACGCTTCTACGGAAGGGACGGTTCCAACCTGGAATCTGTTCGGCTGGCATCTGGAGCGGATCGGTTATCAGGGGCAGGTCCTGCCGGTCCTGGTATCGGCCTATATTCTGGCCAGCATTGAGAAATTCCTGGATAAGCGGGTCCATGATTCGATCAAATTGCTCGTGGTCGCACCCGTGACTCTGCTGATTACAGGGTTCCTAGCCTTCACCATCATCGGACCGGTTACGTTCGGCATTGCGAATGCCATTACCTCCGGGCTGATCTATGTTTTCGATCATTTCGCCATACTCGGCGGCTTAATCTACGGCGGATTCTATTCGTTGCTGGTCATTACGGGCATGCATCACACCTTCCTGGCCGTGGATGTTCAGCTAATCGGCAGCGAAGGTGGTACCTTCCTCTGGCCGATGCTGGCGCTCTCCAACATTGCCCAGGGGGCGGCCGCACTCGCTATGATGTTCGTGATTAGAGAACAGAAGACGAAAGGGCTGGCGGTGACCTCCTCCGTCTCGGCCTTCCTTGGAGTCACTGAGCCTGCGATCTTCGGGGTGAATATCCGCTACCGCTATCCGTTCATCTTCGGAATGATCGGCTCCGCAATAGCCGGTGTGCTGCTCACCGTGAATCAGGTCCGGGCCACTTCCATTGGGGTAGGCGGGATTCCCGGCTTCCTGTCGATCTTCCCTAACCAGTGGGGCGTATTCTTCATCGGGATGGCGATTGTACTGATTGTGCCGTTTGTTGCCACGGTGCTGTATGGCCGGGCAGTTGTGCAGCGTGCAGCGAAAAGCCCGTCAGAGACAACAGACCTGACGGATGCTAAGCCTGCGGCCAAAAGCGGGGAACTGAACAGCCGCAGCTCCGTTCAAGGCTCGCAGGAGCAGGAGCCAGTGAATATTCTGGAGCTGGCGTCACCGCTGAGCGGAACTGCGGTACCGCTGGAGCAGGTTCCTGATCCTGCTTTTGCCGAGAAGCAAATGGGTGACGGGATTGCCATTGAACCATCGGAGGGCAAGGTATTCGCTCCATTCGATGCTACCGTTGCCCATGTGATTAAGAGCAAGCACGCGCTGATTCTGGAGCACGCCAGCGGAGTCCAGGTGCTGATCCATGTCGGGATTAACACCGTGTCGCTAAAAGGCGAAGGGTTCAAAGCGCGCAAGGAGAGTGGCGATAAGGTACAAGCCGGGGAGCTTCTCCTGGAATTCGATATGGAGGCCATCCGCGCCGCAGGATATCCATTAATCACTCCAATCATTATCCCTGCCGGGCAGGAGATGGTGGAGCGGATTGAGGAGCGGACCGGACCTGCCACCGCGAAACAGACAAGCATTCTGACCGTTCACCTGAAGGGTTGA